TTCCCAAGAAGTAAAATCCGGAGGAGATAAAGAAGACCGTCCTCCATTGCGCGACTTCGTGCTAGAAAAAAGAAggttaatataattaattacaccaGTTTTTCCACTTGACTTTCATTCTCGCAATTATAATAAAACAGGAGAAACttgacatatacatatatacacacacacatatatacatactaaCCGGATTAGTGACTATGAATCCCGTGATCAGGGGTGCGAGGATGGCGAAAATGTTTGCAGTACCGTTGGTCATCCCCATCAGGGTACCGGCGAAGTTCGGACTGAGATCCATGTGGTTTACTTGATATCCGCAGAGCGTGCCGACGTTGAAGGCAACGGCGATCACGAGAATGGCGACGGCCAGGACGGTTTGGCTCTTGTCCACGTAGCCCAACGCTATCAAGGCAATCGCGGGAATCCAATGACCGATCGTGTTGCAGATCTTCCGGGACTTCCCCGTCGATACCCAGCCTCGCTTCAACGTCCAATCCGAGATGTAGCTCGTCGGGAAACTCAATATCCACATTACCAAGTACGGAAGCGCGGAGATAAGACCATTCTATAATCATGGAGCAAAAAGCGTcagtgtatattatatgttttCCATCCACTTACAGGTATCAAATATAACAAAAGGGAAAGTTTTTCCTCTGGATTTCACGTTTCTCATACATTACAGCTGTTCGAGCATTTCGACAAGTTTTCGGATTCGATCTGTTTTCAATTAGAAGGTCTAAAAATGTGCACAAAGATCGGCAAATGTTATAGTTTCTGATAGGTGGAATTGCCGGAGGAAATTCTGTTAGGTACAAGCTGAAGTCACGTTTGAACAGCGAGGTTTATACATTGAAACTACTACACGTATGAGTTACGAAATCAGGTCGATTGCTATGCAGGTGACGGCATAATCGCTGCGGTCTGACGACGCTTCGgagctgtttattttttcttataaattgaCGTACGTGTCCGTTGATCCTTTCCGAGTAGGAATTACCAGAGTTACCTTCGGTAGATCGCGTATCGTGTATCATACGAACTTGACCGCCATAAAACGAACTTCTGGACATGGTTAACCCGGGCGTTTCAATTCAATCCGCGTTACATTCCGCGAAGCAAACGACACATCTCTGCCCTCGGCGAAGGTTCAATGTTACTTCCAGgcgtacgtatacgtatacatatgacTTATGATATGTTACACGTATACCTAGAATGATATCCGtacccatatatatatatatatatataaatacgctGCACGATCGAACGCGTCCTCGTTGCGGTCGTTGATTTCCGATAATATTACAGGCGATAAAATTGTTGTTAATTCAGTTTGCCGTGacgtcaattattatttttcgcgaCGATATTTCCAGGTGGTGTGTCGTCTGCATTAACGCACGtttgtattaatttattgAACAAGCCATATCCTGTCGTCGTATAAATCATTACAATCGATAATAAATCTCGCAATTCGCATTGCAAAATGGGGTATTGTTCGGAATATTTTGCTACCGATGATCGTATCTTACATTATTAAGTGTACGTTGGCATATATGGAATCGCGAGGTATTCCAGACAGGCGGAACTCTCCCGCAGGTTATTAAGATTACTCCATTTGCCACACAATTAAATCACGATTGTGTAATTCATATAATTCATAACATTTTCCTCACGCAACTctttaataattaatcaaaacTGCATAATACCGGAATCCAGATATTTCTCTAATAGATATAAGGCAtttatgtatgatgtacgtacatacgtcgAGTGATGATTAAATATACCCAGGGCAATGTGGGTCGACTCTTTGCCGCATCGCTTTGCATGATTATTTGATAaaagagggtaaaaaaaaaaaaaaaaaattgaagtaaatcCGCCAAGTATTTATCTATATCAATTATTGAACAATGATTATGCGACTATGTGTGCCATACAATTGCAATTATCCGGTTAATTCCTGCGAAAAGCGCTTATCGGTCCAGTTGATCTCGATCGCAGTCAATCGGAACACGAGACTGTAAGTCTGGTCTAGTTATCTCGTTCGTCGTTATTTGCACTCACCTCTTTGATGTTGAAGTCTAGAATGGCGTGAAGATACGTTGGGATTTCCGTCAGCAGCATCCAGAATCCCCACGTTTGGGCGCAGTGGACGACTAACAAGGCCCACATCGGTTGTGACGTAAATATCGCCTTCCACGGGGTCGAAAGAACCTAAGGTGACGAAGAGTTATTGAGACGTACGTATGTCGGTATATACTACATGCATTATACATTCGCAATTAGCTAATCGTGCAAATCTATCCGCCATCATGCGCATACGTACACACGTATAAGACGTTGAAATTCCACATGTTCGGTCATAAATGATTAatcaaatagaaaaaatagcTATGGAGAAAGGATTATTGACATATATTAGCACCCCGAATCCAGCAATGGGCTTTCGTTGGagtcaaatttaaaaaaattcaagtaatgaTGCTCGAAAATTACTAAGCATGACAGTGTTTATAGGCAACAGTTCCACAGCCTTGTGAGCAAAACGTGTGCAGAATAAATTGAGATAACAATCAGTGCGTCGAATAAGGTAGTGAGGAATTAGTTGCATATTTTTGGTATACAAAATTAGTATTATATTAATCGACATGCACTTGATAAATCGGGTACTGTAACGAGACCCCGTATTTACCTTCGTGGTGGTCGGATCGCTTTCGGGAAGctggaaaaatgagaaaacaagTTTTCGTTTAAAATCACGTACTTTTACCGCATCCAGACAGAGAGACTTATTGATTCACCGAATGACAATGAGCCGCATTTGCTGGCTTGATAGCGCAGTGGAATTTGGCGTAagtcaataattataatatgtacaagATTTGCAAACACTCGCgggataaacaaaaaaaaaaaaacgcctaATGTGTACCAGCAACTCACACCTGTCGAAATATTCCAAAGTTCGGATAaggaaatatttaaaaaaataaaggttttaatgcatgtatgcataaaCAACTGAGAGTCCGATTCTTGGAAGGGGATGTGGGTAAAGTGAAAATTGATGGGAATAATTAATAGACTGAATGGTATCATTGTTACCCATGGAAATGATTCCAGAAAGGTGCGAATATTATTTGGAAATAGACGCGTGAATTATGCGGCtctaattgattaaataattttcgtacTAAGGTGCGAGATTTCCGAGTGAGGCAAGAAAATATTCGGCTCTAATTACCCTCGGATTTATACGTGTCCGCAATAATGCAGCATACGCCAAAGTCAATTGACATTCAACACATGTTCAACACATTTGACAACTAGCTATCGCGGGTGAGTAGCTAACGTATATTACAGACTCGCGACCTGCAACGAAGGCCGGCGCTAGATAGTTTTTTTAACTATGTCTTTTTTCCTGTTCTCGTCATGTTTGCACATAAAATTTGGGTAAAACATCTGCAGAAAACCGTGACCAGGTGCTCATATTTCACAAGTAGTCTCACCTGGTCTTGGCAGTCCGAAGTCCGGAGACTGAGCTCAATGTATTGACGCTCCTCAGACGAGATCGACGGATGATTTGCTGGGCTGTCGGCACCGTAGAAGAACCACCATATGCTCCAGGCGATCGTCACGGTTCCCCAAAGGTAAAATACACTAGGCCATCCCGCCGAGGATCCGGCAAGAAATCCGGATATCGGAAGCGCGACTAGGGTACCGAATTGGTGACCAGCGTAGACGAACGAGCCTGAAATTCCAAACGAATAAATAACGTAAGAGagatcaataaaattatatgttAACCGACCTAGCTTGTGTACCTGCAGATGAGGTAATTCATTTCTGTCAATCTTGCGGAAAATGACAATGATGGAAGTGAGACTTACCAAGGCGGCCGCGTTCCTCTGGTGGAGCCCATTTGGACAAGAGAGTGTGAAGCGAGGGTAGAACGCATCCTTGGCAAAGTCCCATAAGTACACGGCAGAAGCACACGAATATCCATCCTCCGTATCGGGCCGCAGCCGGAATGAGAAGGCTGATCCCACCGCAGATGAATACGGCGATGGCGAGAAGTTTTCGGGCCCCAAAACGCTGGGCGATCAGGCCTGCAGGTACCTGGATCAGCACATAGCCCCAGAAGAAGGAACTCAGGATGAGAGACTGCACCGATGGCTCCCAGTTGTACGTCTGGATGGGGGGAAAGAGATTTATTGATACTGCGTTCGGTAATCACGGCCATTTACCATATACAGCGGAATATCGTTCTCCGAGGACTCACGTCGAAATTCCCATTAGTTGGAGTATCCTCGTCACTTGTCATCGCGACGATCGCAACGGACATGTTCACTCGGACCGTGTAGCCGCATGAGAGTCCAAGGAACATGAGCAGCGCTTGGAAGTGCCTCGAGCCGAAGGTAGCTAAtcgtggaaaatgaaaaattaagtCTTAAGGACACAATCGGCAATCCATTGAAAGTGATTTCCTGCGAACGTTTTTGAAACGTATAATTGTCAACGAGTCCTGCGACTGACTCGTAGATCATATAGGTATTCGAAGAAGtttttattgtattatatGAGGAAATCAGCATGATACTGTGAAAAACTGTTTGTTGACAATTATAGTGTTCGATTATTATCAGATCATCTTCAGACTTTGCACAATAAGATGACTTTGCAGCATGAAGAGGCATTGTATGATACGTATGTGCTCAATGGAGTACAGAGATAAAGAATCTTTATCTCCGACTCTCTAACCGTTAAAAACTCTCGAAATTTATGATGCACTGCGCACATACATTGGTACTCTATACACTACATTGGAAACTATGACTCTAGCTATTACACTTATTACAGACAATAGTTTTAGAGGattaaaaaatctttctcgCCGCGACCTCTCGTCGAATGATTTCATTCCATCAGAAATCACACATTATTCGTATAACTCACCGCTCGGTTTGACTCCCTGGGTCTTTGACTTGACGGTACCATCTTCCGCGGATGCAGGAGGCGCGGTACTCAAAGCTGTTGCCTGGGGTGCCATTTCCCGACAATACAATTTCCCCGATGTTTTACCGGGACGAAATTGATGAAAGAAATCAGGAGGAACACTGTTCGAGAAAAATCTCagaatagaaaattaaaaaaccgaTCACCGGACGGGGAAACGCCGCTAGTTCTTCGCTGCAGCTGCAGAGGACGATTGAATCAACCTGCGGGACGACTTTATATCAAGACCAGCAGTGAATCTCTCCCACCTTCCCGCAAAGTTACCTGCGACAACCACATCTGTAGCTTATAATACTCGACGTACTCGAGGCACTTGCAGGGGACGTTGTTTAATTTCCTGAACTGACCGCGGGGTTGCCCGAGTCCAGGGTAACGTCCTCCGGTTGTTGCGCGGTGAGGAATTTTAACGCGTTGACGGGTAtaagtggaaatttttttttttgtcactccGTCATTACTTTCGTAAGAAAAAACACGGTGATTTAGTAATTTGTGGAATTATTATTCTAAGTAAGTTGTTCGCATTTACCGCGATATTGCTAAGTAGCTGGGAATCGGACGTAATACTTGAAATGTTATTGCTTGCGCATCCTcgatttatttgtattttttccacACTAAACGGTTGGTCTAATTAAAAAACCACGACGGGTGTCAACCTCGAAATCGTACATCAGGAATACATACTGACTCTGCGACAGCGTTACATGTACAACGCGTTACGTGTGACTCTTGGACCTTGGAAGTTCCATTTCTATCCAAGTATTTTATAGCGCGACAAGCTTATTATAGTTGTAATTTTACCAACGGCTTATGAGGAATATTTAGTTCAATGTCACAGACAAAAATGAATACccaataatgatgataacaGTAATGATACAACAATTACAATATGCAGTCGTAATCGCTGCTAACACTGCAGTAATGATCTTTCTTTTTGTCCATTCACATGGCAATAGTTGTCAATCAAACAGAATCGTGCAACGAATACAGGAGACTACAGATTTTGACAGAATATTGTATTCCATTATTGATTGGAAAATCAGAGAATTAACTATAATCGCAAACACTTAAagggaagaaaagaaaggtaAAAAATGTACACTGCACCAATGGTGCGGTAGTTATCATGCTTCCTATATACTTCACGAACTGTAGATAGCGTACTACGggtatatttattaaatattgctTCAAGCATTGCAGAAATACTTGTCTCGattgcattttttataattcaatcgAGCTGCGGTGATCCTAATGTTAAAATAAAGAGGAGGTGGCTGCATGCTGCTTGCAGTGACTCCGTAACtatactcattgtcagtgtagCCCATTCGTctccaattattttttcataactgTCCTGTATGAATGCAACGATGTGTGCATGTACACACGTTTACCGAGCTGATAAAGcgtataatacgtacaaaaCCAGTGTCAGTTTATGATATTGTACAATTCATGAAGTCACTCGATTGGAATCTGTGGCATCCGATTGTGGCTAAACAGGTTAAACAGGATAAGGAAAAACGGCTGGAAttgccatttttcaaaaatgtagaatGGCACCTCCAGACTTTGATAATTCTCCTCTTCAATTCGCTCCCATATCAATTCCTAAACTCAAGCCAATTATTCTCCATCTGTCTCTCTTTGCATCCCTGCATGCATTGGTGGTGATATTAAAGTTGACAATGTCCTCCTGCTTCCTTAGATGCATATGTACTAAGGCTTTGGCGAATTTCTAATCatacaaatgaaatattctacattattatttatgactttatcatttatattacTTAGTATAACTAACTATATTACGCAGTATAATCAAatagtattattattcggATGTCTGCTTGACAAATACCGACAGATTGTAATTTCGATGAGTAATTAACACACagaagaatgaagaaatagagaaaaaaaagtaagacgAGGCTATTTTCAGCCAATTAAGGTGTAAGGAATAGCCTTAAACAGCGTCGCATATTGATTGTAATTCAGACTTCAATGAGTTAGCGGTGTAAATGAATAATCTTTGACATATTTGATATTAGATATAGATGTATGCTCGTAATAAACAGAGACAGGTGAAACGGATGTATATTGTTCGATAGCAGCCATCTTTACGTGGTCACGGTTATATATCAAcctcatttttcttcaataaaaACATTGATCTATACCGTATTGTTCAGAGTAAAAGCCGACCCCGCATATAAGACGACCCCTAATTCCGAGACAATATTTCATCAGAGTGTTTGTCTTAATTACCCGCACATAAGACAGGTCCGCGTATAAAACGGGGAGGATTTTGACGGGTGCTGTTAACGACCAAAAACTTTGGCTTATATTCGGAACAATACGGTAATTAACTTAGTACATCGGTGCATGTAATATTCTTAAAGATAATAAAACTACTCACAAACAAACGTGTAACATCCCTTTCACTTGTCAGTTGATCAAGAATTTGCAGTAATGTATCATCTATCCGTATCAGAATTTTGAATCtgctaattttttaccctcTACATTGAAAACTGATCATATACTGATTCACATTCACAGTGTTTTGgtttattaaaattacataaaaaaaaatacaaatttgctttatgtttttttatactttggCTTTATTGTGTAAGGCATACTAAATACTTGACTAATGCTGACTTGTAGCGTTGCAGGTTCTTCcattttgtatattatacaatttgcCCCACGCGTTTTCGTTCCTCTCACACGGAAATCAGAATTGCATTTTAGTCGAGCTTCGTAAGTATTTTACTTGAGTGGTGCTCATACTTGATGAATAAATGTACGCAATAATACTGTCAGGTAGTATTACCGAAAATTGTAGAGAAGACCGCCTCAGCTAATTCCGCGTCCCATATTGTTACTTATTTTCAGACTTGCCGTCGGTCTTTTTGCTGCTCTGATTTCTTCCGTTCTCTGTAGAATTCAAGATGTACAATGAACATTAGATAACATGCACATAGTTTTTAGGATTTTCTTTCCGGACTAAGAACCCCAACACACGTATAAATAGGTACACCTATATTAGGTACTtatttatgataaaaaaaaaataacgataccgACCACTATCCGGTTTCACCTCGGTATCATTCCACGGCTGGACTTCAGCTTTTCCAAACAAGACAAACACCAAGTTACAAAGGATATAGATTCCTGCCGAGATGAAGAAGACAGTTCTCCACTGAGTGAGGTCCGTCTGTatgacaaaaatatatttacaatcgGGGAGTATAAGAAGCAAGTTTGCATGTGTTGTTCTAAAAATGACTTAGGGAAATTCTCTGATAGAACAATAATTATAGCTTAAAAAACACGAATCTTTTTACTTACGAGATCGGTAACGATTAGACCGCAAATTAGAGGGGCGACAATGGACATAATGTTCGCTATACAATTAGTGATGGCCATCAAAGTCCCCGCAAAGTTTGGACTCAAGTCAATGTGGTTGATTTGGTAACCGCAGAGTGAGCCGGCGTTTAATCCGACCGCAAAAACGAGAATGACAACCGCGATCACGGTATGTTCAGCGGTCGCGTAGCCGAGACCCATCAAAGCGACCGCTGGACCCCAGTGCCCAATGCTGTTCGAGACCTTCCTTGAAACAGCTCGTGAAACCCAGCCGCGCCGTATCACGTAATCAGAAAACCAGCTGAACGGAAAACTGAGCAGCCACATAGCCAGGTAAGGTAACGCGGAGATGAAACcgttctgaaaataaaaagaattgatttcaaagGCCTGATTAGCCGACTCGGTCTGGAGTATCATCGGTAGTAATATAAGGAAAGTTCTGCGTATAGCACCCGATACCGACATTTAACTGTTTCATAGCTCAGGCGCAAACCCTTTTTTTCTGATAATCGATACAATGGTAACGTAGAGCGCAAAgcgaaagatattttttcgatgatcGATGAAGTCGACCAGAATAGGGATTACTCTTACCCCAAAAAAAGAGTTTGTGTCTGAGCTGTGAAGCAGCTAAAAATGTCGGTGAGATGTTGATATCGGAATCTGTACACAAATTTCTCTTTATATCACTACTTTCGTCGTTTCAGCCTTACGTATTGATCAAACGTTATACAGCGTTTCCTAATTATTACCTTTGAGATGTCGAATCCCAAAATATGATTCATGTAGCTAGGCATTTCCGTGAGCAATGTCCAATAGCCCCAGTTTTGACCGCAGTGAACGATGATCAAAGACCAAACAGGAACTGAGGTGATTATCTTTATCCACGGTGTGGAATGTTGCTGCCGAATGTATAAACaatgaattaataattttcatttccttgcATGTTCACAGAGTAGCGCAAACCGAATTGATGCAGCAATTAGCAGTAATTTAATGAATTCCATTTACCGTTTGCACATCGACCTGCCCGAGGCTTGTCTCGATGTAGTCTTTCTCCGCGGGTTTGATGCTCCGGTGACGAGCCGGACTGTCTGAGCCCCAGATAAAGAAGACGACAGACCAGGCGATGGTGATCGCACCTACGAGGTAGAAGATGCTCGGCCATCCGGCCGACGATGCGGCAAGAAGTCCAGAAACCGGAAGTCCGATTACTGTTCCAAACTGCGCTCCCGCGTACGCGTAAGttcctgaaaataaaaatttttaatgacatGATCATAACGATAACACCAAGGTTAATGATATAATTGCAATATACCAGCGCAAAATGACAAAAACATGTATACTTGTTATACTTTACTTGACGTTCGACCCCCcagtttcttcattttttttcttctagcTTTATCCTATTTCGAAGTGTGAAAAACATTTGAGTAGAATTTAAAAGAGAACCTGATAATTGATATcgtttcaggttttttttaatgaagaaaaaatatacaaaaatctACGTTACTCTCGAATGGCATGACATGGTGTGTAGACGAGTGTCTACAGGTGAGTTAGGTTCAGTTAACACGACATAAGTTAATTGTTTGAGATTACGCAATtccaaaacaacaaaaaattatgtaacCGTGTCTGCGATACGAAATGTACGCAAATCGCACGCGCAACCTATATAACGTAAAGGTTTTATGAACGCTGATTTCTTAATACATTCTACAGCTATAACATGCCGCGTTAATCTCTTGTTTACGTACATACTCTTATAGCTGTATCGCATTTAGTTATTTtatcaagtttcttttttcttcagtttttttttgtctttatccttaaaaatattcaaatatacgtATGAAGAAGACAGAAGATGCTCACATTACACAGCAGATAACACGTGATATTATCGTTGTTTATACTGCCCagtttgttacttttttttccactttcgtCGAATCTTATAATGACTTAtacaaattatgaaaataaattaaagagAATAAGAATTTTGCATATATACGAGACGCACACGGGGAAAAGACTTGGGCTACGGTAAAAATTTACATGGGTTCAAACCTAAAATTGAACACCGAAAGTGTCCATTCAGCATTGCACGTTGTCAAGTTCGTACTTTGAGTGACCAATTTTACACCTGAATTTGTGGgtggtaattttgaaaatcttttaaaaTCTTCGCAGTTTACCCAATCGTGCACGTTCGTTAGGCGGAACCCATTTTCCAAGAAGAGTGTGGACGGAGGGAAGAACGCAGCCCTGGGAAAGTCCCATGACGATTCTGCAGGCGCATACGGCACCCCAGTCTCCGACACGGGCGGCAACCGGTATCAAAATGTTGACAACCCCGCAAACGAACATGCATAATGACCAAAGTTTTGCGGCACTCCACAGGTGAGCGATTTGGCCTGCAGGTATCTGGGTTATGACGTAGCCCCAAAAGAAGGAGCTCAGTATATACGATTGCGTCGACGAGTCCCAGCCAAAATCCTGCGGGatatgagagaaaaattaatttatcagTATGTTTGTGAAATGGGGTTATTAAATTGGACATTTTGTACATCTCACATTGTGCCTAACGATAATTGTGCTTAAACAATGTCGATTAACTGCTATGTAGATTTAAATTCAGTGAATATCAAATGTACCAATCGTCGAGAAGCGTGGGAATATCGATGAGGATGCTTGCGCATGCACACACCTGCGGCATTGCAATCAGCTTCTTGATTGGACGATTTCAAAACtgtatgattgaaaaatcaccAGACCGTTATAACAAGGAatctaaaattcaaattagaAATGATTATAATTCGATCCGATGAAAATCGTTTTaaatgaggaagaaaaaaaagtgttcaaTTTCAGGACATAATTTCGCGACCCAATTTACCTAGCCTCGACACTTTAAAAAGTTGATCACCTTAGCCTAGTACGcttgtgtgtatgtatgtatgtattcatACGTACCTATCGCATTTGCAAATCTCCGTTGTACGATAGCAGATCAATAAAGAAAGAGCGCGAGCACTTTGCAAAgatgattcttttttcttgtctgATTCAGTTCTTACAACTCGAGTGTAATAATACACTATAATATGCATaatattaacgaaaaaaaatgagcgGGGTATAATTATAGAATATATTATCTGTACGATAATCACGAGACAGAGAATTCAACCGGTTTCATATTTATACTCAGATTTGTAATTTATtctattataaaaaaaactcgaatCGATGGTAGGTATGAATATAAACCTATAATGTAATGAATGAATTAAATGTAGTTCAAAGTAGTTAAACTAGATTTAagtcattacaattacaagtAATTACCTCGATGTCTGGATTTGATGTTGAGGAATCGGACATCGCCACAATAGCCACAGACATGTTGACTCGAAGCATGTAGGCAATGGTCATACCACAAAACATCAACAGTATCTCAAGATGCCTTACGCCAAATCCCCCTGCAGGGTCAGAgtcgattcgaatgaaaaaatataggaGTAACGACATTCAAAGGGAAAAATATTCGAcgacaaataaataaattgtacataTGTTACAAGAAAATTCTATCATCTagtgaaggaaaaaatattcttaaagTACGTATCGGCTTGATCGAATGGAATGAAAAgatcgtaaataaaaaaaaattcaaaaatcagaTCACTTATTAGATCACTTTGGTACATGTACATGTGTACaaggaattaaaaaacattGACGTTTTAATCACCGATCGACGATGATTAAGACGCTATCATTGTACAGAGATCTCATATTTCACGGAGGATTTATCGTTGAATTTGAGTTCCAGCTtctatttaataaatataagtaATTATCGAGATCCAAACTCGCACATTTTTTACGGACGTAATCTCACTCGGTGTATAACACCAATACAGATCGACGCAACTGAATGTTGTCGATAAGCAAATAATATATCGTACATACATCAGACTTCGAGATTGTGTAATAAACTAATAGGCTGTATGGCAATCATTCAAAACTCGCTCATTCGCGATAGGATTACATATATTGTTTACAGACCCAGAGATATATAATTCATGCATTCATCAAGTACCGTGCGTCTAATATACAACGTTGAATATCCATTTTCCTGAATTGCATTGATGGTATCAATTCCTCATCCAGACGAATGTATTTTTCGCAGAGGTAGCAAGTTTGCTTCCACGAATCTTCGTCGTTACCGTAACGTAACAATCAATTCCAATACAACTCATGCGGTACAATAAttgttgtaattattataacaaGCCAAActaaatagaagaaaaatgttgtatCGCATTTCGTTCCAGTAAACCACACGACCTTGAAACGTTTGTCGAACATCATTCAGGTTCATTGCTTTTGTTTTGTAccatattcattttttttttctatccgttCTGATCGCTATGAAGTCGTTCATAGTCAGCTATCAATGATATTATATCAACGATAGAACGCCTTTTACAAGCCGCAAAATAATCTAATAGTCGTCGAGTATATTAGATTACTAAATTAATATACCGTATATGACAAAAACATCAATCGCGGCGGAGATATGATCGTGCTGATAGAAAATCTGTGACACAGGTACGAAGTATACAAAGGCAGTTTAAATAAGCTTGTTATTCACCTGATTctcatttttacaaaatacggCTGACGTATGGTATGTATGTGCATATGTTTTCAGCTTTAATTCTCATCTCGATAGCTATAACACAGTACAAGACAAGAATGAGAAAAGACCTCCACCTCATATCTACGTTGGATATTAAACACATTGttgttagtaacgttatcgtgaCGATTCGCGCTGatgaaaaaccgttatttcgcgtTCGTTGAATTGTCTGAAATCAGCAAACCGTggtaaaacaaaacacactcgTATTTCGAGATCTTAGTTCCTtcaaaatagtgattttttcaccaatgtttcgttacgataacatTACCAACTTCAATCTCGTAGATATTAAAATACTTGATGAAATAGTTTTGACTGTAAATTTGGCAAAACATCTCCATGTGTTCCCACTACACGCATATGAATTCGTCCAAGGCACAGGTGGTGAGGTGTGTGCCAATATCTGGAATTGACAATGAGCTTGATCTCAACTATACACATGGTTCGAACCTATGTTCCATATTCGAAATATCGATGTAAACACTCTCTCCGCGCATATAGATACATAGTTCTTAATCTGTaatcgttctttttttcctgaTGACAAGTCGCAATTCACACAGACTTTCACGGGACGCGTAGGTGATTATAGGCTCGCCTTCAAAACCGGATTACATGGCATGATAATTAATGAAATGGTAAGAGTAACTGGTTGATTGCTGTCTAGTTG
The Neodiprion fabricii isolate iyNeoFabr1 chromosome 5, iyNeoFabr1.1, whole genome shotgun sequence genome window above contains:
- the LOC124184051 gene encoding putative inorganic phosphate cotransporter isoform X3, encoding MRKHPHRYSHASRRLDFGWDSSTQSYILSSFFWGYVITQIPAGQIAHLWSAAKLWSLCMFVCGVVNILIPVAARVGDWGAVCACRIVMGLSQGCVLPSVHTLLGKWVPPNERARLGTYAYAGAQFGTVIGLPVSGLLAASSAGWPSIFYLVGAITIAWSVVFFIWGSDSPARHRSIKPAEKDYIETSLGQVDVQTQHSTPWIKIITSVPVWSLIIVHCGQNWGYWTLLTEMPSYMNHILGFDISKVIIRKRCITFDQYNGFISALPYLAMWLLSFPFSWFSDYVIRRGWVSRAVSRKVSNSIGHWGPAVALMGLGYATAEHTVIAVVILVFAVGLNAGSLCGYQINHIDLSPNFAGTLMAITNCIANIMSIVAPLICGLIVTDLTDLTQWRTVFFISAGIYILCNLVFVLFGKAEVQPWNDTEVKPDSENGRNQSSKKTDGKSENK
- the LOC124184051 gene encoding putative inorganic phosphate cotransporter isoform X1, which gives rise to MTAAPRDSVGTLPVADAPADAPEAKAPGGFGVRHLEILLMFCGMTIAYMLRVNMSVAIVAMSDSSTSNPDIEDFGWDSSTQSYILSSFFWGYVITQIPAGQIAHLWSAAKLWSLCMFVCGVVNILIPVAARVGDWGAVCACRIVMGLSQGCVLPSVHTLLGKWVPPNERARLGTYAYAGAQFGTVIGLPVSGLLAASSAGWPSIFYLVGAITIAWSVVFFIWGSDSPARHRSIKPAEKDYIETSLGQVDVQTQHSTPWIKIITSVPVWSLIIVHCGQNWGYWTLLTEMPSYMNHILGFDISKVIIRKRCITFDQYNGFISALPYLAMWLLSFPFSWFSDYVIRRGWVSRAVSRKVSNSIGHWGPAVALMGLGYATAEHTVIAVVILVFAVGLNAGSLCGYQINHIDLSPNFAGTLMAITNCIANIMSIVAPLICGLIVTDLTDLTQWRTVFFISAGIYILCNLVFVLFGKAEVQPWNDTEVKPDSENGRNQSSKKTDGKSENK
- the LOC124184051 gene encoding putative inorganic phosphate cotransporter isoform X2, which produces MTAAPRDSVGTLPVADAPADAPEAKAPGGFGVRHLEILLMFCGMTIAYMLRVNMSVAIVAMSDSSTSNPDIEDFGWDSSTQSYILSSFFWGYVITQIPAGQIAHLWSAAKLWSLCMFVCGVVNILIPVAARVGDWGAVCACRIVMGLSQGCVLPSVHTLLGKWVPPNERARLGTYAYAGAQFGTVIGLPVSGLLAASSAGWPSIFYLVGAITIAWSVVFFIWGSDSPARHRSIKPAEKDYIETSLGQVDVQTQHSTPWIKIITSVPVWSLIIVHCGQNWGYWTLLTEMPSYMNHILGFDISKNGFISALPYLAMWLLSFPFSWFSDYVIRRGWVSRAVSRKVSNSIGHWGPAVALMGLGYATAEHTVIAVVILVFAVGLNAGSLCGYQINHIDLSPNFAGTLMAITNCIANIMSIVAPLICGLIVTDLTDLTQWRTVFFISAGIYILCNLVFVLFGKAEVQPWNDTEVKPDSENGRNQSSKKTDGKSENK